The proteins below come from a single Staphylococcus sp. MI 10-1553 genomic window:
- a CDS encoding NAD(P)H-dependent oxidoreductase: protein MISIIYGGNQSGVCFELYQAILRKLDKNDLHIFNLQKMEIPIVLENGYYSEPTKQQQYIINALNESETLIFIYPLYWFNVPPIMKSFIDQAFWPENEFSFKRKKYFKKGLWKDKTAIILYTQGGPEIFHRLKKRMGYHVLKYPLNLAGIYKISTYHLDNLNRSKNTIENNDKKINIIVRNLS from the coding sequence ATGATTAGTATCATATACGGAGGTAATCAGTCAGGAGTATGCTTTGAGTTATATCAGGCAATTTTAAGGAAGTTAGATAAAAATGATTTACATATATTTAATTTGCAAAAAATGGAAATTCCAATAGTATTGGAAAATGGTTACTATTCAGAACCCACAAAACAGCAACAATATATAATTAATGCTTTAAATGAATCAGAGACATTAATTTTTATTTATCCACTATATTGGTTCAATGTGCCCCCGATAATGAAAAGCTTTATAGACCAAGCATTTTGGCCAGAAAATGAATTTAGCTTTAAGCGTAAGAAGTATTTTAAAAAGGGATTATGGAAAGATAAAACGGCAATAATATTGTATACACAAGGCGGTCCAGAAATATTCCATAGATTAAAAAAACGAATGGGATACCATGTACTTAAATATCCATTAAACCTTGCTGGAATATATAAAATTTCAACATACCATCTTGATAATTTAAATAGAAGTAAAAATACAATCGAAAATAATGATAAAAAAATTAATATTATAGTTCGAAATTTAAGTTGA
- a CDS encoding DUF418 domain-containing protein has translation MKKLQRIRVADALRGLSLLGIFLANLLIFQYGLAGKEYIEFYRLNTVNTGTFHFIKIFIEGSFMPIFAILFGFSLDKMYQSMKRKNIKRPRIKLYRRAFLLFVIGTMHAIWIWEGDILSGYALSMMFLIPFISLNKSFFKWETVLVAITFIIMLVFSFFDDTNVPHDTYKEETFVQETKDLYQQGSYSEIINKSPDNNDPYFEQLKAMFGISPGLLILGVIIFESLVFGIGIYFSKIGWFEKDANDFWSNKLFVYLTPVVLLLKSSYLWFDNENITDTFNFVFGLFLAICYMALFKYLYQNHSRHIIFRGLESLGKMSLTFYIMQSIIGVLIFYGFGLGQFGKDTLLYSVVFFIILFLIQMVIAFWYQKYLRYGPLEYVLRVFTYWTFKKQRWK, from the coding sequence GTGAAAAAATTGCAGAGGATTAGAGTAGCTGATGCATTAAGAGGTTTGAGTTTATTAGGGATTTTTTTAGCGAATTTATTAATCTTTCAATATGGTCTTGCAGGGAAAGAATACATAGAATTTTATCGTTTAAATACAGTGAATACAGGTACTTTTCATTTTATTAAAATATTCATTGAAGGTAGTTTCATGCCTATATTTGCGATATTGTTCGGTTTTTCATTGGATAAAATGTATCAATCGATGAAGCGTAAAAATATAAAACGTCCGAGAATTAAGCTTTATCGAAGAGCTTTTCTTCTATTTGTGATTGGTACGATGCATGCGATATGGATATGGGAAGGAGATATTTTAAGTGGTTATGCGCTTTCTATGATGTTTCTCATTCCTTTTATTTCACTTAATAAAAGCTTCTTTAAATGGGAAACAGTTCTTGTTGCGATTACGTTTATCATAATGCTTGTATTTTCCTTTTTCGATGACACAAACGTACCGCATGACACATATAAGGAAGAAACCTTTGTTCAAGAGACAAAAGATTTGTATCAACAAGGGAGTTATAGCGAAATTATTAATAAGTCACCTGATAACAATGATCCATATTTTGAACAATTAAAAGCGATGTTTGGGATTTCTCCTGGTCTTCTCATTTTAGGTGTGATTATCTTTGAGAGTTTGGTTTTTGGTATCGGTATCTATTTCTCGAAAATCGGTTGGTTTGAAAAAGATGCGAATGATTTTTGGTCGAACAAACTGTTTGTCTACTTAACGCCGGTAGTTTTACTGCTCAAATCAAGCTATTTGTGGTTTGATAATGAAAATATTACAGATACATTTAATTTTGTTTTCGGCCTTTTCCTAGCAATATGTTATATGGCACTTTTTAAATATCTGTATCAAAACCATTCTCGACATATTATTTTTCGGGGCTTAGAAAGTCTAGGAAAGATGTCACTCACGTTTTATATTATGCAAAGTATCATCGGTGTATTGATATTTTACGGCTTTGGTCTCGGCCAATTTGGAAAAGATACACTCCTTTACAGTGTCGTTTTTTTTATCATTTTATTTTTAATTCAAATGGTCATCGCATTTTGGTATCAGAAGTATTTACGTTATGGCCCGCTGGAATATGTTTTAAGAGTGTTTACATATTGGACATTTAAGAAACAACGATGGAAATAG
- a CDS encoding APC family permease, with product MSTNTSLKKNIGFFASLSLVMGSVIGAGVFFKTSSVTEVTGSTSMALFVWLLGGIMTICAGLTGAELAAAIPETGGLTKYIEYTYGDFWGFLSGWAQAFIYFPANIAALAIIFGMQIINLFHLSTSLLLPIAILSAVSILLINFLGSKAGGTLQSITLVIKLIPIALIVIIGFFHTSDVSFSLFPVVNGTNSSWFEAIGAGLLATMFAYDGWIHVGNIAGEMKNPKKDLPGAITLGIGLVMVVYLLINATFLMTLPIHQIEGNLNAASEASSILFGAGGGKLVTIGILISVYGTMNGYTMTGMRIPYAMAERNQLPFKRLFLDLLPSRTPWLGGMIQIVIAVIMMLLGAFDTITNMLIFVIWTFYCMAFLAVLILRKREPELHRPYKVPLYPVIPVIALLAGTFVLLNTLFTQPLLAIIGIGVTMLGIPIYYYQKKH from the coding sequence ATGAGTACAAATACATCTCTAAAGAAAAACATCGGCTTTTTTGCATCGCTTTCACTTGTCATGGGATCAGTCATTGGCGCAGGTGTATTTTTCAAAACTTCAAGTGTGACGGAAGTGACCGGTTCAACGAGTATGGCACTCTTTGTTTGGTTGCTTGGCGGTATCATGACCATTTGTGCCGGTTTGACAGGTGCTGAACTTGCTGCAGCCATTCCTGAAACTGGAGGACTCACTAAGTATATCGAATACACTTATGGCGACTTTTGGGGATTTTTATCAGGCTGGGCGCAAGCGTTTATTTACTTTCCAGCTAATATCGCTGCATTAGCCATTATTTTTGGGATGCAAATCATTAATTTATTTCATTTATCGACATCATTGTTATTACCTATCGCAATCTTAAGTGCCGTTTCGATATTACTGATTAACTTTTTAGGATCTAAAGCAGGCGGGACTTTACAATCCATTACGCTTGTTATTAAGTTGATACCTATTGCACTTATTGTCATTATTGGCTTCTTTCATACGAGTGACGTATCATTTTCTCTCTTTCCCGTTGTTAATGGTACAAATTCGAGTTGGTTTGAAGCGATTGGTGCAGGTCTTCTTGCGACAATGTTTGCGTATGATGGTTGGATTCATGTTGGTAATATTGCCGGGGAAATGAAAAATCCTAAAAAAGACTTACCAGGTGCTATTACGCTCGGTATCGGTCTTGTCATGGTCGTATATTTACTCATTAATGCTACTTTTTTAATGACACTCCCAATTCACCAAATTGAAGGTAACTTAAATGCCGCAAGCGAAGCATCTTCAATTTTATTCGGTGCAGGGGGCGGAAAATTAGTCACGATTGGTATTTTAATTTCTGTATATGGCACCATGAACGGCTATACAATGACCGGCATGCGTATTCCTTATGCTATGGCAGAACGTAACCAACTGCCATTCAAGCGTTTATTTTTAGACTTATTACCTTCACGGACACCATGGCTCGGTGGCATGATTCAAATTGTCATCGCTGTAATCATGATGTTATTAGGTGCTTTTGACACGATTACGAATATGTTGATATTTGTCATATGGACATTTTATTGTATGGCTTTCTTAGCGGTATTGATTCTTAGAAAACGAGAGCCAGAATTACATCGTCCATATAAAGTACCATTGTATCCCGTCATACCTGTGATTGCATTGCTAGCAGGCACGTTTGTCTTGCTGAATACATTATTCACCCAACCCCTTCTTGCAATCATTGGAATCGGGGTCACAATGTTAGGTATTCCGATTTACTATTATCAGAAAAAACATTAA
- a CDS encoding alanine dehydrogenase, giving the protein MKIGIVKELKPGEGRVGCTPENAKILKDQGHEVYVEHDAGIGSGFTNEAYENAGATLVSHEKCWEADLMIKVKEPHESEFQYFKKGQVIWGFQHLASSKKTVEMMQQAGVTAIGGETIEQDGKAILLEPMSAIAGRRSMLMGAYYLEAQHQGEGILISGIDAISGIPSGKVVIFGGGSAGVNAATIALGLQAEVVIIELKDERIAWLEAHFKNDNVTVVKSNEANLAREIKTADVFISTILIPGSKPPKLVTKDMVRSMKKGSVLVDIAIDQGGTVEGIHPTTISNPIYVEDGVIHYAVPNQPGAVPRTSTMVLAAGNIDFLSEISNKGIERAIKESPVLASGVNIYQGHITNQGLAQSHDMPYEKLEDLI; this is encoded by the coding sequence ATGAAAATTGGTATTGTTAAAGAATTAAAGCCGGGTGAAGGACGTGTAGGCTGTACACCTGAAAATGCTAAAATTCTTAAAGATCAAGGACATGAAGTATATGTGGAACATGATGCAGGCATAGGTTCTGGTTTTACGAATGAAGCCTATGAAAATGCGGGTGCGACACTTGTTTCACATGAAAAGTGTTGGGAAGCGGATTTAATGATTAAAGTGAAAGAGCCTCACGAAAGCGAGTTTCAATATTTCAAAAAAGGCCAAGTGATTTGGGGCTTCCAACATTTGGCGTCATCTAAAAAGACAGTTGAGATGATGCAACAAGCGGGTGTGACAGCTATTGGCGGAGAAACGATTGAACAAGATGGGAAAGCCATTTTATTAGAACCGATGAGCGCGATTGCTGGACGCCGTTCGATGTTAATGGGTGCGTATTACTTAGAGGCGCAACATCAAGGCGAAGGGATTTTAATTTCTGGTATTGATGCGATTTCGGGTATTCCGTCTGGTAAAGTGGTGATTTTCGGTGGTGGTTCTGCGGGTGTCAATGCGGCGACGATTGCGTTAGGTTTACAAGCAGAAGTCGTGATCATTGAATTAAAAGATGAACGTATTGCGTGGCTTGAAGCACATTTTAAAAACGACAATGTAACTGTTGTGAAATCTAACGAAGCTAATTTAGCTCGAGAAATCAAAACGGCGGATGTGTTTATTTCAACGATTTTAATTCCAGGTTCTAAACCACCTAAACTGGTCACTAAAGATATGGTACGTAGCATGAAAAAAGGTTCTGTGCTTGTAGATATTGCGATTGACCAAGGCGGAACTGTTGAAGGCATTCACCCAACAACAATTAGTAATCCGATTTATGTTGAAGATGGGGTCATTCATTATGCGGTGCCTAACCAACCTGGTGCTGTACCGCGCACATCTACAATGGTGTTGGCAGCGGGGAACATTGACTTCCTATCAGAAATTAGCAATAAAGGCATCGAACGCGCAATTAAAGAAAGTCCAGTCTTAGCCTCTGGTGTGAATATTTATCAAGGACACATTACAAATCAAGGTTTAGCACAATCACATGATATGCCTTATGAAAAGTTAGAAGACTTAATCTAG
- a CDS encoding TIR domain-containing protein, with protein MKLQRRDKNGEKIFISYVWDEKVVDLVEMLEEYKELNIKFDKWHVNKGQELPHFVNRNSTIRLCISNL; from the coding sequence ATGAAATTACAAAGAAGAGATAAAAATGGAGAAAAAATCTTTATTTCATACGTGTGGGATGAAAAAGTAGTTGATCTAGTAGAAATGTTGGAAGAATATAAAGAATTAAATATAAAATTTGATAAATGGCATGTAAATAAAGGACAAGAATTACCGCATTTTGTGAACAGGAATTCAACAATCAGACTTTGTATTAGTAATTTGTAG
- a CDS encoding MerR family transcriptional regulator — protein sequence MRIDEVSKKLNIAKSQIRYYEKIGLIKIPRDTNQYRYFDDTTMINLKMIMDLKALDIELKDMKYIIELFHKPTTQGCNNDSVEYINKMIQEKEDELNNQIFILNKLKKIHELTKDYQYELNKETILKELNQRREHND from the coding sequence ATGAGAATTGATGAAGTTTCTAAAAAACTAAATATCGCTAAATCACAAATCAGATACTATGAAAAAATTGGCTTAATCAAAATACCGAGAGACACAAACCAATATCGGTATTTCGACGATACGACTATGATAAATTTGAAAATGATTATGGATTTAAAAGCATTAGATATAGAATTAAAGGATATGAAATATATCATTGAATTGTTTCACAAGCCGACAACACAAGGATGTAACAACGATTCTGTAGAGTATATAAATAAAATGATTCAAGAAAAAGAAGATGAGTTGAATAACCAAATATTTATATTGAATAAGCTTAAAAAAATTCATGAATTAACTAAAGATTACCAATATGAACTAAATAAAGAAACAATTTTAAAAGAACTCAATCAAAGGAGAGAACATAATGATTAG
- the istA gene encoding IS21 family transposase, whose product MPNYLEIIRLHELSFSQRKICESVGSGRTLVKRTIDIAKENQLSYQILRNWDIGRISDMFDVRKNQSKMKFKDNDFTMPDYKELSKSLSQPGVTMKLLWEEYVHACRLNNRAYYQLTQFRKYFNEYLSKQSFSEIIRHKAGERVEVDWAGSKIRWIDPTTGEVIYGYLFVAVLPFSGYAFAYGCTDMKQENWINAHVEMFNYFRGVPTLLVSDNLKTGVIKNSKTGIILNRSYEDLATHFRTIIMPTRVRKPKDKATVENTVKQLTTYIIAKMRNYQCFSIEQYNNLLLAELEKFNKKPFQKKKGSRFSLFEEHERSALQSLPACKYEFCEYKTAKVFANSHITYKKHNYSVPHQYIGDTVQLKISKNTIKIYKNETLLCEHSTLYKHPGGYTSINDHFPTNSSTHGEWNSKRYLKWASRIGPNTRIVVEKMFEEGPEQRHYKRVHSLLKLADKYTDRTLDNACLISLEKSMNPGFNLIKNILSSGAFQLNSNSGNAPEQSFLRGANYYDK is encoded by the coding sequence ATGCCTAATTATTTAGAAATTATTAGACTACATGAGTTGTCATTTAGTCAAAGGAAGATTTGTGAAAGCGTGGGTTCAGGTAGGACTTTGGTAAAACGAACAATTGATATTGCTAAGGAAAATCAATTATCGTATCAGATATTAAGAAATTGGGACATAGGAAGAATATCAGATATGTTTGATGTTAGAAAAAATCAATCAAAAATGAAATTTAAAGATAATGATTTTACGATGCCTGACTATAAAGAGCTTTCAAAATCATTATCCCAACCTGGTGTTACTATGAAATTACTTTGGGAGGAGTATGTGCATGCTTGTCGTTTAAATAATAGGGCTTACTATCAATTAACTCAGTTCAGAAAGTACTTTAATGAATACTTATCAAAACAATCTTTTTCAGAAATAATTCGTCATAAAGCTGGAGAAAGAGTTGAAGTTGATTGGGCTGGTTCTAAAATCCGTTGGATTGATCCTACAACAGGTGAAGTTATTTATGGGTATTTGTTCGTTGCTGTCTTACCTTTCAGTGGATATGCATTCGCCTATGGTTGTACCGATATGAAACAAGAAAATTGGATAAATGCACATGTGGAAATGTTTAATTATTTTAGAGGTGTTCCTACTTTACTTGTATCAGATAACTTAAAAACAGGAGTGATTAAAAACTCAAAAACAGGTATCATACTTAACCGTAGTTATGAGGATTTAGCCACTCACTTTAGAACAATCATAATGCCAACACGCGTTCGTAAACCAAAAGATAAAGCTACAGTAGAAAATACTGTTAAGCAATTAACAACTTATATCATTGCCAAGATGAGAAACTATCAATGTTTCAGTATAGAACAATATAACAATCTCCTGCTAGCAGAATTAGAGAAATTCAATAAGAAACCTTTTCAAAAGAAAAAAGGATCTAGATTTTCCTTGTTCGAAGAACATGAACGCAGTGCACTTCAGAGTTTACCAGCCTGTAAATATGAATTCTGTGAGTATAAAACAGCTAAAGTTTTTGCTAACTCACATATAACATATAAGAAGCATAACTATTCTGTTCCTCATCAATATATTGGCGATACTGTTCAACTTAAAATTTCAAAAAATACTATTAAGATATATAAAAATGAAACATTATTATGCGAACATTCAACTCTATATAAACATCCTGGTGGCTATACTTCTATTAACGACCACTTTCCTACTAATAGTAGCACACATGGTGAGTGGAACAGTAAGAGATATTTAAAATGGGCATCTAGAATCGGACCTAATACAAGAATTGTTGTGGAGAAAATGTTCGAGGAAGGTCCTGAGCAGCGTCACTATAAAAGAGTTCATTCCTTATTAAAATTGGCAGACAAATATACAGATCGCACTCTGGATAATGCCTGCCTAATCTCCTTAGAGAAATCAATGAATCCTGGATTTAACTTAATAAAAAATATATTATCAAGTGGAGCTTTCCAATTAAATTCTAACAGCGGTAATGCTCCTGAACAATCATTTTTAAGAGGAGCTAATTACTATGATAAATAA
- the tdcB gene encoding bifunctional threonine ammonia-lyase/L-serine ammonia-lyase TdcB, with amino-acid sequence MATNAVMIQTEKYCNIHDIKEAKMKIQDYVRETPLIKSMFLSNNITGGNVYLKLENMQYTGSFKFRGALNKILHLTDEQKAKGIITASAGNHAQGLALTGQLLGIDATVVMPEEAPISKQEATRGYGAEVILKGETFNDSRLYMEQLAAETGKTIVHPYDDVEVMAGQGTIGLEILDQIWDIDTVVVPVGGGGLIAGLATALKSFNPSIHIIGVQSENVHGMAESIKEGQMTSQFTAHTIADGTEVTIPGHKTYAVVEKLVDEFVLVSEDEIANAMRHLMQRTKIITEGAGALPTAALLCGKIDPRWIKGKNIVALVSGGNVDLTRVSHIIDDLLKPADTSEGVVG; translated from the coding sequence ATGGCAACAAATGCTGTAATGATACAAACTGAAAAATATTGTAATATACATGACATTAAAGAAGCTAAAATGAAAATTCAAGATTATGTACGTGAAACACCGCTCATTAAATCAATGTTTTTAAGTAACAATATTACAGGTGGTAACGTTTATTTAAAACTTGAGAACATGCAATACACCGGATCGTTCAAATTTAGAGGCGCACTCAATAAAATCTTACACTTAACAGATGAACAAAAAGCGAAAGGTATCATCACTGCTTCAGCGGGGAATCATGCGCAAGGTCTCGCGTTGACAGGACAACTGCTCGGTATTGATGCAACGGTTGTCATGCCTGAAGAAGCACCGATTTCTAAACAAGAAGCGACGCGTGGTTATGGTGCAGAGGTCATCCTTAAAGGAGAAACGTTTAATGACTCTCGCCTGTATATGGAACAACTGGCAGCGGAAACAGGTAAAACGATTGTGCACCCTTATGATGATGTTGAAGTGATGGCGGGTCAAGGTACGATCGGTTTAGAAATATTAGATCAAATTTGGGACATTGATACCGTTGTGGTACCTGTCGGCGGTGGTGGTTTGATTGCTGGCTTGGCAACGGCTTTAAAATCATTTAATCCATCTATTCATATTATCGGTGTGCAATCTGAAAATGTTCACGGTATGGCAGAATCAATCAAAGAAGGCCAAATGACGTCACAATTTACAGCACATACCATTGCAGATGGCACTGAAGTCACCATTCCTGGTCATAAAACATATGCCGTTGTTGAAAAATTAGTCGATGAATTTGTATTAGTTTCAGAAGATGAAATTGCAAATGCCATGCGTCATTTAATGCAACGTACTAAAATCATTACAGAAGGTGCAGGGGCATTACCAACTGCTGCACTATTATGTGGTAAAATCGACCCACGTTGGATTAAAGGCAAAAACATCGTCGCTTTAGTATCTGGGGGTAATGTTGACCTCACACGCGTTTCACATATTATTGATGATTTATTGAAACCTGCTGATACGAGTGAAGGTGTGGTCGGTTAG
- a CDS encoding ATP-binding protein, producing MINNKERLSNLTRLLREMKMSVMADHLSDIYTNQSNQNLSTLDILEKIIIEESDTRLRNKKERYRKAANLSVINARLENLIYSSKRKLKPETIEQLSTNDYILYNNNVIIQGATGTGKSYLACALINHAIDNGHTGLFFRMTDLLSKLQQAEYNNTLDRLLKKLGRADILVIDDFLLTNTTEQEQKYLMEVFEIRSREKSLILCSQMTSVEWHKKLGGGAIADAILDRAVSKSYKIFLEGESLRKIK from the coding sequence ATGATAAATAATAAAGAAAGATTAAGTAACCTAACAAGATTATTAAGAGAAATGAAAATGTCTGTTATGGCAGATCATTTAAGTGATATCTATACTAATCAAAGTAATCAAAACCTATCCACTTTAGATATATTAGAAAAAATAATAATAGAAGAATCAGATACTAGATTAAGGAATAAAAAAGAGAGATATAGAAAAGCTGCGAATTTATCTGTGATTAATGCAAGATTAGAGAATTTAATCTATTCATCCAAAAGAAAATTGAAACCTGAAACGATTGAACAGCTATCTACTAATGACTATATTCTTTACAATAATAATGTCATTATTCAGGGCGCCACCGGCACTGGCAAAAGCTATCTAGCCTGCGCATTAATCAACCACGCAATTGACAATGGACATACAGGGTTATTTTTTAGAATGACTGATTTACTAAGTAAATTACAACAAGCTGAATATAATAATACGTTGGATAGATTATTAAAGAAACTTGGAAGAGCTGATATTTTAGTAATTGATGATTTCTTATTAACTAATACAACTGAACAAGAACAAAAGTATTTAATGGAAGTGTTTGAAATAAGAAGCCGCGAAAAGTCATTAATACTTTGTTCGCAAATGACTTCTGTAGAATGGCATAAGAAATTAGGCGGTGGAGCCATCGCAGATGCGATTTTAGATAGAGCTGTATCAAAGTCATATAAAATATTTTTAGAGGGTGAATCATTGAGAAAAATTAAATAG
- a CDS encoding NUDIX domain-containing protein, with translation MRVRKSSRAFIINEKNEVLLQQFIFKEVIGERILWVTPGGGVEIGENSEDALKREIYEELGIVIVPEKSDIKLELDVTIYGKNETFISRETYYKFFLNSDTPINIDLMSQNEKNSFKGWKWFNKNEVYELERKDIVAPKNISKYIWK, from the coding sequence ATGAGAGTTAGAAAAAGTTCTAGAGCCTTTATAATTAATGAAAAAAATGAAGTTTTATTACAACAGTTTATTTTTAAAGAGGTTATTGGTGAAAGGATTTTATGGGTTACTCCAGGAGGTGGGGTTGAAATAGGGGAAAATTCTGAAGATGCATTGAAAAGAGAAATATATGAAGAGTTAGGAATAGTGATAGTTCCAGAAAAATCTGATATAAAATTAGAACTAGATGTTACAATTTATGGAAAAAATGAAACATTTATTAGTAGAGAAACATATTATAAGTTTTTTTTGAACTCAGATACACCTATCAATATAGATTTAATGTCTCAAAATGAAAAAAATTCTTTTAAAGGTTGGAAGTGGTTTAATAAAAATGAAGTATATGAACTAGAACGCAAAGATATAGTAGCACCTAAAAATATAAGTAAGTATATTTGGAAATAA